The following coding sequences lie in one Antricoccus suffuscus genomic window:
- a CDS encoding DUF3073 domain-containing protein, with amino-acid sequence MGRGRAKAKQTKVARELKYYSPDTDLTALQRELAAGTSPSLRTNHGRDERSEPDPYDDLASKYSDYSDGPDEGR; translated from the coding sequence ATGGGGCGCGGCCGTGCTAAGGCTAAGCAGACCAAGGTTGCCCGGGAGTTGAAGTACTACTCCCCTGACACTGATCTAACTGCGTTGCAGCGAGAGCTCGCCGCAGGTACCTCCCCAAGTCTTCGGACCAATCATGGTCGCGACGAACGTTCGGAGCCCGATCCGTACGACGATTTGGCAAGCAAGTACTCGGACTATAGCGACGGACCCGACGAGGGCCGCTAG